One window of Actinomycetota bacterium genomic DNA carries:
- a CDS encoding response regulator, with protein sequence MANLVLIADDDVDIVRFVALNLRLEGFDVVVARDGQDALDKALDVRPSLILLDTMMPCMDGYEVCSRLRNQRPDSPVPVIMLTAKSLEADRAMALDAGADDWVTKPFDPADLVSKVKDHLRAQGAMVG encoded by the coding sequence ATGGCCAACCTCGTCCTGATCGCCGACGACGACGTGGACATCGTCCGCTTCGTCGCCCTCAACCTGCGCCTGGAGGGCTTCGACGTGGTCGTGGCCCGCGACGGCCAGGACGCCCTCGACAAGGCCCTCGACGTGCGGCCCAGCCTGATCCTGCTGGACACGATGATGCCCTGCATGGACGGCTACGAGGTCTGCTCCCGCCTGCGCAACCAGCGGCCCGACAGCCCGGTGCCGGTGATCATGCTGACCGCCAAGTCCCTGGAGGCCGACCGGGCGATGGCCCTGGACGCCGGCGCCGACGACTGGGTCACCAAGCCGTTCGACCCCGCCGACCTCGTCTCCAAGGTCAAGGACCACCTCCGCGCCCAGGGCGCGATGGTGGGCTAG
- a CDS encoding M12 family metallopeptidase produces MDENFSYCSLPPVPPREFPAGTDPARVEAIVVNESKWVNHTVLHYYFFDRETDGEHVFGSDGTRHWRPWTTDKAHQDVVRGAFDQWKAQHIGLEFVEVTSRDEAEIRIGFMQGDGSWSYLGRQILDRGVNERTMNFGWDLLRTPREADTALHEIGHTLGLPHEHQNPNAGIVWDEEKVYAELGGPPNNWTREKTQWNILRKIEPDTVQGSNWDSDSIMHYPFQAGLILQPERYRTEPLRPAGGLSARDLAWVRAFYPADDDTDLPELLPFQSRELAILPGAQRDFVIRPTATRQYTLQTFGASDTVMVLFERADGQLRYQAGDDDSGEDRNATLQLKLFQGREYVLRVRLYFSQASGETAVMLW; encoded by the coding sequence ATGGATGAGAACTTCTCCTACTGCTCGCTGCCGCCGGTGCCGCCGCGGGAGTTCCCGGCGGGGACGGACCCGGCGCGGGTCGAGGCGATCGTGGTCAACGAGTCGAAGTGGGTGAACCACACCGTCCTGCACTACTACTTCTTCGACCGGGAGACCGACGGCGAGCACGTGTTCGGGTCCGACGGCACCAGGCACTGGCGGCCATGGACCACCGACAAGGCCCACCAGGACGTGGTCCGCGGCGCCTTCGACCAGTGGAAGGCCCAGCACATCGGGCTGGAGTTCGTGGAGGTCACCTCGCGGGACGAGGCCGAGATCCGGATCGGGTTCATGCAGGGGGACGGCTCCTGGTCCTACCTGGGCCGCCAGATCCTCGACCGGGGCGTCAACGAGCGGACCATGAACTTCGGCTGGGACCTGCTGCGGACGCCCCGGGAGGCCGACACCGCCCTGCACGAGATCGGCCACACCCTGGGGCTGCCGCACGAGCACCAGAACCCCAACGCCGGGATCGTCTGGGACGAGGAGAAGGTCTACGCCGAGCTGGGCGGCCCGCCCAACAACTGGACGCGGGAGAAGACCCAGTGGAACATCCTGCGCAAGATCGAGCCGGACACCGTGCAGGGGTCCAACTGGGACTCCGACTCGATCATGCACTACCCGTTCCAGGCCGGGCTGATCCTGCAGCCGGAGCGCTACCGGACCGAGCCGCTGCGCCCGGCCGGCGGGCTGTCGGCCCGCGACCTCGCCTGGGTGCGGGCCTTCTACCCGGCCGACGACGACACCGACCTCCCCGAGCTGCTCCCCTTCCAGTCCCGTGAGCTGGCCATCCTGCCCGGCGCGCAGCGGGACTTCGTCATCCGGCCGACCGCCACCCGCCAGTACACGCTGCAGACCTTCGGGGCCTCGGACACCGTCATGGTGCTGTTCGAGCGGGCCGACGGGCAGCTGCGCTACCAGGCCGGCGACGACGACAGCGGCGAGGACCGCAACGCCACCCTCCAGCTCAAGCTCTTCCAGGGCCGCGAGTACGTCCTCCGGGTCCGCCTCTACTTCAGCCAGGCCTCGGGGGAGACTGCTGTCATGCTGTGGTGA
- a CDS encoding NYN domain-containing protein, with translation MNVIGSRPDRWWNDRDGAVRRLIGELGRFAALTGDEVTVVFDRRPPDVAPGRHGGVEVAFASRRGRNAADHEIVDLVAGHPEPGRYLVVTSDRRLVERVRELGAGVEPSSRFRRQLDRVLTTDPYR, from the coding sequence ATGAACGTGATCGGGTCGCGGCCCGACCGGTGGTGGAACGACCGGGACGGGGCCGTGCGGCGGCTGATCGGGGAGCTGGGGAGGTTCGCCGCCTTGACCGGGGACGAGGTCACGGTCGTGTTCGACCGGCGGCCGCCGGACGTCGCCCCGGGGCGGCACGGCGGGGTCGAGGTCGCGTTCGCCTCACGGCGGGGCCGCAACGCCGCCGACCACGAGATCGTCGACCTGGTCGCCGGCCACCCGGAACCGGGCCGCTACCTGGTGGTGACCTCGGACCGGCGGCTGGTCGAGCGGGTCCGCGAACTGGGTGCCGGGGTCGAGCCGTCGTCGCGGTTCCGGCGGCAGCTCGACCGGGTCCTCACAACTGACCCGTATCGGTAG